The nucleotide window CTTGCCCGCGCCATTATGTCCGATCAGCCCATAGATGCGGCCAGCCGGAATGTCGAAATCGAGATTGTGCAGGATCTGTTTGCGGCCGAAGGACTTGGAAAGCCCCCGGGCGGAAACGATGGGTTCGGCGGAAACGGAAAGCTCAGTCATTTGCTCTGCCCTTCGAGCTTGGTGTCTGTGGCGATCAGATCCTTGAGATCGAGATCGAGCGCCTTGATCTGGGCCGCAATGCGCGGCCAATCTTCCTTGAGGAATTTATCGCGTTCATGAGCGAGCAATTGCGCTCGCGCCCCGCTGGTAACGAACATGCCCAGTCCCCTGCGTTTTTCCACCACACCGATGTCCACCAAAGCTTCGAACGCCTTGGTGACCGTCAGTGGATTGACCGAAAGGTCGCCCGCGATCTGACGGACCGAGGGCAAGGCCTCGCCTTCCGCCACCTGTTGTCGCAGGATCATTTCGATCAGCCGCTGCCGGATCTGGACGAAGATCGGCTGGCTGGCGTGAAAGTCATCCATGTGTCTTGCCTATCTAGTGT belongs to Devosia sp. XK-2 and includes:
- a CDS encoding GntR family transcriptional regulator; protein product: MDDFHASQPIFVQIRQRLIEMILRQQVAEGEALPSVRQIAGDLSVNPLTVTKAFEALVDIGVVEKRRGLGMFVTSGARAQLLAHERDKFLKEDWPRIAAQIKALDLDLKDLIATDTKLEGQSK